DNA from Mucilaginibacter mallensis:
AAACATAGATGAATTAATATAGCTTCGGGCATACATGGTATAGGAGATGTTGTCGGCTCCCAGATATTTTGTTGCTTTATAATTTTATTAATAGGAAAAATGGGAATAAACTTTTAATATTGTTCAGCAACCTGTTACCGGGCAATTTATTGCCAATATATCACAATTAAGCTATGAAGATTTCAAGAATTTTAAATTAATCTTTGTTTTGGTGTTTTCGTTTTTTTTACGGATGTATCGTTATGCGTCGACTTACATGTGTGCAACGGTATAGATTTAACGTTTAAAAAGAAAAGAATTGAAGCCTTTTATTTGCAGGTTTTTACCGATTGTGGCGAATTAATATTGTTATGGTTTTTACAGTAGATGGCATCTTTAAATATTTTGTTTTACGTCCCTAATCTGTTACGATGCGTTTCAGAATTACATTAATAATAATTTGTGTTTCATTAATAGGTGGTAAAGCTTTTACGCAAGATATCAATTTTACTATTTCGGATCATTTTTTTTCCGGAAGAAAAATACTAAAAGTAAAGAAAGATTTTAATGATCCTTATGTGTGGGTCTTAGGCGCAAATAATGAAGTGTTCCAAATAAATAATGTTACCAAGTCTATCGTCGATTACACAAATATTTTTGCAGGTTACAATAATTCACAATTTGTAGATATTGCCGGTCGCAGCAAAGATACTTTATTTATCGCCACTGCAAATTCGGGGCTTATTCAATGCAAAGGTGGCAAAATTAAGATTATAGGTAATGATCAAGGCATTGGTGATACCCTTTCTTCAATAGGTATTGATTATTCAAATATAGCAACCAATGCCTTCAACCTGTCGGCCCATAATAATCTAAACTTATTAGTAGCAACCAATAAGGGAACATTTAATTACAATATTGATGCGGAAACTTCATCAGCAAGTTCCGATCCTGTCCCGGCAATAGTTTTTGAGGCAACTTATAGAACTGCTATATATTCTGGTTTTTTTAACTACAGTTTTCCGGGCGATACGATAGTGTATTATAAGGTAACACAAAATAATTTAAGTAACATCCTTTTGTATACAGTATGGCAAAGTATGCATAAATATGGTAATTCTACTAATACCATATTCAAAGTTTCACCGCTTATTTATGATTATCCCTTTGAAAGTAATCTTGATATATTATGGGGAAGTCAATTTGGCCTGTTTCAGACTGATGCGGATTACAGCAATTCGGAAGCTTCACCCCACCGGCAATATCTGTCTGGCATTAAGGTAAATAAAATAACATCTATATTAGGTCTGACCACCTTTGGAAATCCCGCCGATATCACTGCCCCGGGTGACATAAAAAATAATTTACTGGTTGGTACAGATAATGGTCTTTACTTTAGTAATTCAGTTTATGATCTTCTAAACCTTCAGAATAACTTAAATCAATATACGTTTTTTCACTATGATAAACTGGGCAATGGCAGGATTAATGACATCTACGTAAATGCTGCAACGATAAATCCTGTTTGCGAAAATGGCGCATGGATTGCGACAGATAATGGACTTTATTATTTGGTACCCCAGTATGACATTTCAATTAACTCACCGCCCGTTAACGCTGTAAGTTTTAAAAACCAACCTGATTCGGTAAAGAAAGTACAGATTTGTGTTAACACATCAGTAACGGCAACTGCGAAATATGCGGGAAATATAGTTCAATGGTATAAAAATGCGAATCCACTCGCTGGAAGTACAGCTGATACTTTACTGATCGCATCAACAGGCGACTATTACGCTATCCTTACAAATTTGTGTAGTGGTTCACATGTTCAAACAAATCATGTTCAGGTTAGTGTAATTCAACAACCTGTTTTCTCGTTTAATTATCCCGAACAACTCAATTTTTGCGCCGAAAAAGCGACTACCCTGAAAGTAAAAGCTGATCAATCATACACTTACCGCTGGTTTTTTAACGATTCTTTTAATGGAATCACTTCAGATTCATGCGTAGTTAGTCAAAGCGGGAAATACCAGGTAGATGTGAGCTCGTGCGCAAATAGTTGGACTTCGTCACAGGAGGTTCAAGTCAATTTTGCCAATCTTCCTACGCCGATTGTATTTGCTGACAAAATGGAATATTGTATGGGAGAACCAGCTACGTTGAACACTAACTTAGTTGCCGATTCAAATTATAGGATTAATTGGAGCCGCGATGGGAATATCATACAGGGTGATAGTAATTTAACTAGCATAGTAACTACGATACCTGCCAGCTATGCTGTTACGGTAACTAGTAAAATTGGGGCTAATTGTATGGAAATAAGCTTGCCAACAAAAATAACTTTTAATCCGGTTCCTATTGTAAATATCAAGCAAACTGATAACTCCAACATTTGCGTTGGTCAGAGTGTGACATTGATAGCAAGTTATCTGAATGGAATATTAAAATGGTCTACGGGCGAAACTACAGACAAAATTATTGTAAATACTTCTGGAATATATACTGCTGAAGTTACTTCCCCCAGTGGATGCGTTAAAGACACGAGTGTCGATGTCCAGTTTTCGGCAAATCCCGTTTTATCAATTAAAGACACTTCTATCTGCGAAACGATAAAACAATACATTACACTCGTAGCCCCAACAGGCTTTACCAAATATTTTTGGAATGGATCAGTTGGTGACAATAGGTTTGAGGTGAAGACCCCTCAAACTGTGTCATTAATGGTAATTGACAGTAACGGTTGCCAGGCAATGCAGCAAATCAATGTAATAGATAAATGTTCAAATATATTTATTCCGAATACTTTTACGCCGAATGACGACGGTATCAATGATACCTGGGTGATATTAGGATTTGATGATGATCCAAATCTTCATATTAAAGTGTTTAATCGTTATGGAACATCAGTGTTTAAAAGTGACGGATATTATGCGCCCTGGAATGGCAACTTAAATGGAAAGAAACTTCCCTCAGGTGTGTATTATTACCTTATAGTTTCTAAAAAGAATGGTAAAACATATAGTGGTTTTGTTACAATAATTCGTTAACCTCATCATTATTATGATAATCAACAAATTTTTATAGCAGGTGTGTGTTCCTTTATGTTATCAAACGATCAGGCCTTAACAATTCCGGTCGGGTTGGTAGAAATTTTTGAAGTCAATTAATGTCGCAGACCTAAAGGCCATTGCAGAATGAAGCTAAATTATATTTCTCAGATTTATTACTCGATGTGATTAACCTAAAGGTGTTGAGATTTTATATCGTCCATTCAAGCCGTCTTTCAAAGTCAACAGCGTACTAAGCATATGGGCGCAGTAATATTAACCGCTGGATTGCTGAAGGCCTCCTTTAAGTTTCGAATAAAAAATTAACTGTTCAGAGAATGAGGAGATTCAGTTTACTTTTTTAAATTTAAAATTTTTATTTGCGATTTTAAATTAATAAATTGTACGCAGTATTCTAAAACTTAAACCGTCGCAATTATGAAAATCCTGTTCCAAGTTCCGGCAGACTGAATCGATCGCCTCATTCTCATTTCTTATCCACCCATTGTAGTAATCATATATGTGCTTTGCACTAAAACCTGTGCTTAGTTATGGCCTGTCCTGTCATCCAATTTAATCATGAAAAGAAGTATTTTATACCCCATTGCCTGTATCATAGTTAATTTAGTTGTTCTTTCTGCTGCAAAGGCGCAAATTCCGCTACCTCCTGTTAATCTGCAAAGTCCGAATGCGGCAAATCTTGGACTATATGGTGAATATCCCGTGTCTTTCTTTACCGGTGTGCCACAAATTGAAATCCCACTTTATACGCTCAAAGAAAGGGAGATAAGTGTACCTATCTCACTGAGCTATCACGCTTCAGGATTTAGGCCTGACCAGCATCCGGGCTGGGTAGGTTTAGGGTGGTCATTAAATGCAGGTGGAGTAATTACCAGGGTGGTAAATGATATACCAGATGAACAAAATACCGTGATAAATCCGAATGCCTCCCCTCTAAATAGTTCTACATGCCCCTATGCAGGTTATTTTTTTTATAATGACGAAGGAAATGCGGATGACAACAGACCACTAATGAATAGTACTAGTTGGAATAGTCAAACTAACGTCTTTAATATAGCCAATGAAACCTGTTATCTTTCGGGAATAAATAATGAACCTGTCCAGTCTGACAGTCAGCCGGATGAGTTTAGTTTTAATTTTCCAGGATACAACGGAAAGTTTTATTTACAGGCAGATGGGACTTGGTATATTTCCTGTGACCGGCCGGTTACCATAACCCCGCTGAGTGTCATTAAAAGTCAATTAATGAACGTGCCATTTAAGACGCCAACTAGTAGCCTTGTAGCTCAATGGGGATATTCTCAATCCATAAGCGGTTTTTGCATAACTACCGATGATGGGACACAATATATTTTTGGTAAAAATCCCTCATTACCAGTTACTGATACGGCTGGAATGGCAAGCGCAATTGAGTATGGTGTGGATTATTTTAATCAGAATAATGCGCAATGGGTGGCGAATTCCTGGTATTTAACCCAGATCATCAGTAAAAATCAAAACGAAAAGGTAACTTT
Protein-coding regions in this window:
- a CDS encoding gliding motility-associated C-terminal domain-containing protein — translated: MRFRITLIIICVSLIGGKAFTQDINFTISDHFFSGRKILKVKKDFNDPYVWVLGANNEVFQINNVTKSIVDYTNIFAGYNNSQFVDIAGRSKDTLFIATANSGLIQCKGGKIKIIGNDQGIGDTLSSIGIDYSNIATNAFNLSAHNNLNLLVATNKGTFNYNIDAETSSASSDPVPAIVFEATYRTAIYSGFFNYSFPGDTIVYYKVTQNNLSNILLYTVWQSMHKYGNSTNTIFKVSPLIYDYPFESNLDILWGSQFGLFQTDADYSNSEASPHRQYLSGIKVNKITSILGLTTFGNPADITAPGDIKNNLLVGTDNGLYFSNSVYDLLNLQNNLNQYTFFHYDKLGNGRINDIYVNAATINPVCENGAWIATDNGLYYLVPQYDISINSPPVNAVSFKNQPDSVKKVQICVNTSVTATAKYAGNIVQWYKNANPLAGSTADTLLIASTGDYYAILTNLCSGSHVQTNHVQVSVIQQPVFSFNYPEQLNFCAEKATTLKVKADQSYTYRWFFNDSFNGITSDSCVVSQSGKYQVDVSSCANSWTSSQEVQVNFANLPTPIVFADKMEYCMGEPATLNTNLVADSNYRINWSRDGNIIQGDSNLTSIVTTIPASYAVTVTSKIGANCMEISLPTKITFNPVPIVNIKQTDNSNICVGQSVTLIASYLNGILKWSTGETTDKIIVNTSGIYTAEVTSPSGCVKDTSVDVQFSANPVLSIKDTSICETIKQYITLVAPTGFTKYFWNGSVGDNRFEVKTPQTVSLMVIDSNGCQAMQQINVIDKCSNIFIPNTFTPNDDGINDTWVILGFDDDPNLHIKVFNRYGTSVFKSDGYYAPWNGNLNGKKLPSGVYYYLIVSKKNGKTYSGFVTIIR